The genomic stretch GTGCGCCAGGTGCCGGACTTGACGATGGGCTGGTGCGTGAACTGCCACCGGACGGCGAATGCAGCGGGCGTAGCGAGCAAACCGGTGCAGCCTTCGATTGACTGCTCGACGTGTCACTACTGAGGAGTGCGCATGGCTTCGGGGAAAACGCCGCAATACTGGAAGAGCTGGGAGGAAGGCCCGGGCGCAGCGGATCTCGTACGAATCACCACGGACGAGTTTCCTGAGCCCCTAGATCGTCCGGCTGAGCAATTCAGCCGGCGCTCCTTCTTGAAGGCCGCGGGCTTCACGGCTGCCGTAGCGGCGGCCGGAATCGGCTGTTCGCGCGCGCCCGTCGAAAAAGCGATCCCCTATCTGATTCAGCCCGAAGAGATCGTTCCTGGAGTTTCCTATTTCTACGCGAGCACCTGCGGAGGATGCCCGGCGAGCTGCGGGGTTCTGGCCAAGAACCGCGATGGGCGGCCCATCAAACTGGAAGGCAATCCGCAACATCCGGTCTCGCGGGGCGGACTCTGCGCCGTGGGACAGGCTTCGCTGTTGGAGCTCTACGATTCGCACCGCTGCACAGAACCGCAGCTGGATGGTCAGCCCGCCAACTGGGACGAAGTGGACCGGCAGGTCGCCGCCCAGCTCGCCCTGCACCGCAGCGCGGACAGGCCGGTTCGTTTTCTCACCGGGACGATATCGAGTCCCACGTTGAACGCGGAGATCCGGAAGTTCCTCGCGCCATTCCGCGATGCACGCCACATCGTTTATGACGGGCTGTCCAGCTCCGCGATCCTGGATGCGCACAAAGACACGCACGGGGAGCGATTGCTACCGCACTACCGGTTCGATCACGCCGACGTGATCGTGAGTTTCGACGCGGATTTTCTGGCAACGTTGATCTCGCCGGTGGAGTTTAGCCGCGGCTACGCCGCCGGGCGCCGGCTCGATGTCCATCCGCCGCGGATGTCGTATCACGCGCAATTTGAATCGCGCTTGTCGGTGACCGGAGCCAAAGCCGACCGGCGCGTCCGCGTGTCGCCCCAAGAACTCGGCGAAGCAATGGTGGGCCTCGCTGCGCGCCTGGCTCTTCTCGCGGGCGCGGCGTTTCCTCTCCGTGTCGGCGGGGCGGGCCATCCGCCGGATACATTGCTCGACGACCTCGCGCACCGGCTCTGGCAGGCACGCGGCCGCAGCCTGGTCCTTTGCGGCTCTCAAGACGTCCGGCTGCAGGTGCTCGTCAATTTCCTCAACGACCTGCTGGGGAATTACGGATCGTCGCTGGAGCTGGAGCGTCCTTCGCTGCAGAAGGCTGGCAACGATCGCGAGCTGCAGACACTTCTGGAAGAGCTGCGTGACGGTAAGGTCGCTGCGCTCTTTCTCCATGGAGTTAATCCCGTCTACGACCTGCCCAGCGGAGACGCGCTGGCCGGACAGATTCGAAAAGTGCCGCTGGTAGTGAGCTTTGCCGGCCGTCTGGATGAAACCTCCGCGCTCGCGCGGTTTGTTTGCCCGGACCACCATTCCCTGGAATCCTGGGGCGACGCCGAACCCGTGCGCGGCACGATCGGCTTGTTCCAGCCGGCGATACGCCCTCTGGGCAATACGCGCGCTGTCCAGGAGAGTCTCGCGATTTGGGGAGGCCAGCCGAAAGCGGCCTACGACATCCTCCGGGATTACTGGCGCGAGAATATATTTCCGCAGCGCAAAGGCGATGCGGATTTCCAAACGTTCTGGGATCGTGCCGTCGAAGCCGGGTTTGCGGAAGTGCCTTCCGCGGCGCCCAAGCCTAGCCATTTTCGCGCTGCGGCACTTCAGGCGGTGCCGCCTCCGGCTCCCGCTGGCGGCGAGTTCTCCTTGGTTCTCTATCCTAAGGTCGCGATGCTGGACGGCCGCCACGCGGAAAATCCCTGGTTGCAGGAGCTGCCGGATCCCATCAGCAAGGTGACTTGGGATAACTACGCATGCGTTTCTCCTGCCGCGGCGCAACGGCTCGGACTGAAAGATGGGGACGTCGTTCGCCTCGAAGCGGATGCCGGGAAGGGAAGCGCGGCCGCGCTGGAACTGCCGGTTTATGTGCAGCCGGGACAGCACGACCAAGTGATCGCCGTGGCGCTTGGCTACGGCCGCAAAGCCACGGCGCGATTCGCCAGCGTCGGGCCGAAATGGCTTTTCGGCGGGCCGGACGTGGGCGAAGACGGCCGGATCGGAAAAAATGCCGCAGCGATGCTCATCCTCGCTGGCGGAAGCCTGCAATACGTTCATGAGGGGATCCGTCTGAGTAAGACCGGCAAGCGGCACGCGCTGGCCTCCACGCAGACCCATCACAGCTTGACGATGCCGCAGAACGTGCCGCTGGTCGGCGGCGAACATCGCGAAATCGTGCGCGAAACAACGTTCGGCGCGTTGATCGCAGAGGCCGGGGAACCTTCCCCCGCCGCGTCCGGCAAGAACGGCCTCTGGCCGGCGGACCATCCGTACAACGGCCATCGGTGGTCCATGGCCATTGATCTGACTGCGTGCACAGGCTGTTCCGGCTGTGTCGTCGCTTGCCAGGCCGAGAACAACATTCCCGTCGTGGGCAAGGATGAGGTTCTTCGCCATCGCGAGATGCACTGGATCCGAATCGATCGCTACTACTCGGGCGATGCGGACGTCGACGTGGTGCAGCAGCCAATGATCTGCCAGCAATGCGACAACGCACCGTGCGAAACCGTTTGCCCGGTGCTTGCGACGGTGCACAGCGCCGAGGGGCTCAACCAGCAGATCTACAATCGTTGCGTGGGCACGCGCTATTGCGCCAACAACTGCCCCTACAAGACGCGCCGTTTCAACTGGTTCAACTATGTCCGCAACGATCGTCTGCAAAACCTCGCGCTCAATCCCGATGTGACTGTGCGATCGCGCGGCGTGATGGAAAAGTGTTCCTTCTGCGTGCAGCGAATTGAAGCCGCGCGCATCGAGTCCCGGCGGCGCGGCAAGCCGATTGCCGACGGGCAGATCCAGACCGCGTGCCAGCAGTCGTGTCCATCGCAGGCGATTGTTTTCGGGGACCTGAACGATCCGAACAGCCGCATCGCCCAGATGGCGCGCGATCCACGGCGGTTCGGGGTACTCGAGGAGTTCAACTTCCGGCCGGCGGTGAATTACCTCAGTCTGGTCCGGAATCGCGATTCCGCGGACAGAACCTCAAAAGAGGGCCAGAACAATGGCTGACTTTCCTGTACCGCTGCAAAAGCCTTTGATCACCGGCAACAAGACACCGGCGGATGTCACGCGAGATATCTGCCATTCCCTCGAAGGGCGGCCCACGCCGCTGTGGTGGGGCGGATTTCTTGTGGCTCTTGCGCTCCTGCTCCTCGGCGCATTGGCCGTGAGCTATGAAGTGGCCACCGGAATCGGCACGTGGGGCGTGAATCGCACCGTCGGCTGGGCCGTGGGCATCACTTCCTTCGTTTTCTGGATCGGCATCGGCCACGCGGGCACCTTGATTTCCGCGATCCTCTTCCTGCTGCGCCAGCGTTGGCGCACCTCCGTGAATCGTTCCGCCGAAGCCATGACGATCTTCGCGGTCATGTGCGCGGGCATTTTCCCCGTGATTCACCTCGGCCGGCCCTGGATGGCGTACTGGCTGTTTCCCTATCCCAACACGCGCGGGCCTTTGTGGGTCAATTTTCGTTCGCCGCTGGTGTGGGACGCTTTTGCGGTTGGCACGTATTTCACAATTTCCTTGGTCTTCTGGTACCTGGGACTGATCCCGGATTTGGCGACGGTGCGCGACCGGTTGCGCAGTGGTTTCCGCTGGCGGTTGGCGTCCGTGATGAGCCTCGGCTGGAATGGCTCCTTCCGCACCTGGCATCGCTACGAATCCTTGTATCTGATGCTCGCGGGACTCGCGACGCCGCTGGTCCTCTCGGTGCACACCATCGTGAGCTGGGACTTCGCGACCGGAGTGATTCCGGGCTGGCATGCCACCATCTTCCCGCCGTACTTTGTTGCCGGAGCGATCTTCTCCGGGGTGGCCATGGTTTTGACGCTGGTCCTCGTGGCGCGCAAAACCATGCGTCTGGAAAACTACATTACGCTGCGCCACGTCGATGTGATGTGCAAGCTGCTCCTGCTGACCAGCGGAATTGTTGCCCTCGCCTATGCCACGGAATTTTTCACCGCCCTCTATTCGACGAATGCGTATGAAGAATTCGCGTTTCTGAATCGCGCCTTCGGGCCCTTCGGCTGGGCCTATGGGATCATGGTGGGTTGCAACGTGCTCACTCCGCAGTTGCTCTGGTTCCGAAAGGTGCGGAGCAATCTCTGGCTGGTCTTTCCCATCTCCATCCTGGTGAATGTCGGCATGTGGTTTGAACGCTTCGTCATCATCGTGACCTCGCTGCACCGCGATTTCCTGCCCTCCAGCTGGACGAGTTACCGCCCCACGCCCATCGAGATCTCCATGCTGCTCGGGAGTTTCGGCCTGTTCTTCACCTTATTTCTCCTCTTCTGCCGGTTTTTGCCGGTCATCGCGATGGCCGAGGTGAAAGGCGTGCTGCACGTTGGCCACCAAGCGAAAGTACCGGGTTCCGAGCGGCATCCCGCAGGACGGCCGCTGGAAAAATTGAAGACCGCCGCTGTGCAGACCGGGGAAGGAGGATTCGCATGAGCCGGCGAGTCGTTGTCGGAGTGTTTGACGACGAAGCGAATCTGCTGGGGGTCACGCAGGAGGCCCGCGCCAAGGGATGGAAGGTCATCGACGTCTACACCCCGTATGCCGTGCATGGATTGGACGCGGCGATGGGCTTGCGTCCGTCGCGTCTTCCCTGGGTTTGCTTCCTGGCGGCGATCACCGGGGCCGCGCTGAAACTTTGGTTTGAATTCTGGACCACCATGGTGGACTGGCCGCTCAACATCGGTGGCAAGCCCTGGAACTCTCTCCCCGCCTTCGTGCCCGTGACGTTTGAAGTCATGGTGCTTTCCGCCGGGTTGACGACCATGTTTGCTTTCCTCGTGCTGGCGCGGCTCCGGCCGGGCAAGCGGCCGGTTATGCCTTTTCCCGGCGTCACCGACGACCGCTTTGTCCTGGTGCTGGAAGAGTCGGACGCGCGCTTCGACCTGGCGCGGGTGCGCCGGCTGTTTGAGAAGTTCGGTGTTGTGGCGTTTGAGGAACGGATCGAGGAGGCTGGATGTCCCGGCGAACTCTGAACGTCGCGCTGCTGGCGGTGTTCCTGGCGAGTCTGGCGCTGAACTGGGCGATGCGCCCTCAACCCTGGCGGCCGAACCGCGAGTTTATTCCGGAGATGGTGCGAACCCCGCGCTTCAATGCGTACTCCACGAACCCCAACTTTGCGAACGGGATGACGCTGCAGACTCCGGTTGCGGGAACGATCCCGCGCGGATTTCTCCCGTTGCACTATGCCCCCACCCCAGAAGATGCGGTTCGCGCGGGTGACACTTTGGAGAGCCCCATTCGGCCTGATGACGCCCAAGCTATCTCCCGCGGCTCCGTCGTCTTCGCTAATTTCTGTGTCCCGTGTCATGGCGCCGCGGGCAAAGGCGACGGCCTGGTAATACAGCGAGGTTATCCCGCGCCGCCTTCGCTGTATGCGGACAACGCCAGGAAAATTAAGGATGGCCAGATTTTCCACATTTTGACCTACGGCCAGAAGAACATGCCCTCCTATGCAAGCCAGCTCTCACGGGAGGATCGCTGGCAGGTGATTGCATTTGTGCGCTCTCTCCAGAAGCAAGCCTCGCCTGTTCCGGCGGGAGGTCAGCCATGAATGATCACCAGGTTCCTGCGCGACTGGCCGCTTTGCGGAGGCCGGCAGCCGCGGTTGCCGCGATCGCTGGGGTAATTCTCCTGCTGGGACTCCGGATTGCTCCGGGCCGAGCCTGGCCGGATCTGTTGCTCGCCAGTTTCGCGATGGTGTGCCTCGGCTTGTCCGGCATCTTTTTTGTCGCTCTCCAGTATGCGAGCGGAGCGGTGTGGAGCATTCCGCTACGGCGCGTGGGCGAAGCTCTCGCGGCCGCCCTACCCCTGGGAGGCCTGGGAATTCTGGCGGTACTCCTCGTGCATCCCTCGATTTATCCCTGGTACGGCCATACAGAAATCGTCACGGAAGGATGGGCGGGCTTCAAACACGCCTGGCTTTCCTACCCTTTCTTTCTCGTTCGTGCCGTGCTCTACCTTGCGGCCTGGCTGGGATTTTCGTCGGCGATTCGAAGGAATTCGCGCCGTCAGGATCGGGATGGCGGCATGGAGTTAAGCCGGAAGAACACGCGCCTTTCGGTGGCCTTCCTGGTGGTCTTCGGGGTGACCTTCTGGCTGGCGTCCACGGACTGGATCATGTCGCTCGAGCCCCACTGGGCCAGCACGATCTTCGGTATCTACCACTTTTCCGGGATGTTTCTTTCGGGTTTGGCCATGATCGCTCTGTTGGCCCTGGCCTTGCGTACGACCGGACCGCTGCGCCACGGAGTTAGCGACGATCAGTTTCTGGATCTGGGCCGCATGATCGTGGCCTTCGCAACGTTTTGGGCTTACATCTGGTTCAGCCAGTACATGTTGATCTGGTATGCCAATCTCACTGAAGAAACCTCTTACATGGTGCTCAGGACAAGCTCGGGGTGGGGACAATTGTTTGTCGTGAACCTGCTGCTGAACTGGGCGTTGCCCTTTTTGCTGCTTCTGCCGCGCGCAAATAAGATCAACCCACGGACCCTCGCCGCCGCTTCTACGATCGTTCTGCTAGGCCGTGTTTCCGACCTCTACCTTATGATCATTGCGCCGTTCGCAGCGGCAAGTCCGCGGCCTATGATCTGGGACTTTGCAGCACTCGCGGTTGTGGCGGCGAGCTTGGTTCTGGTGACCCTGCGCGCGTTTTTTGCATCCGAGCCAGTTCCTGTTGGCGACCCGCTCTTCTCTCCAAGCCTGCAGGGCCATGCGCGAAAAACGCGCCCCGCACAAACTTAAGACAGGGTTTTTTGCTTCGGTCGCGAACAAACCTTCGTCAAGAGCATCGTGAACCAAGTCAGAGCCTTCGGAGAGTCCGGTTGTTGTCAGCAAAAACCGGGGTCCAATTGGGGTCCGAATCCTGCCAAATACATGGAAGCGATGAAAAAAGCAGGCAAGTCACTACAATTTCCGCTACCGTGCAATAAGCGCGATGAACGCTAACGTCCACAACGCGTCGAAAGATCTGGTCGGGGCGCCCGGATTTGAACCGGGGACCTCCTGCGCCCAAGGCGGTTGCACAAATACTATCTGCTTGGTCCGTTTAGCTTTGTTTTGCGTCACAGTACACGGTTTTGGACCTAAGTTGTCAGTACTTGGACCCAAGTTGGACCCAAGTGGGTGAGGTGAACCCTATTCTCAATCGGGTTCTTGCGTGACGATGTGGACGTCCACGGCAGGAGCTTGGCGGAGAAAGCGATTGATGGCGTTCATGTAGAGGAATTTCCTCCAGCCGTCGACCGCGGACCTGCCAAAGATCACTTGGGTAACGTGCTTATCGCGCGCGAAAGCCGCAACAGGATCTGCCACGTTGTCGCCTTTCAGGCGCACCATGGTGGCGCCCAGGCTCTCCGCAAACTGCACATTGGCTTCCAGCGTCTTCTGATCTTCCTCGTCCGCATCTTCGCCAAGGTCCACATACACGGCATAAAGCTCCGCGTCGATCCGCCGAGCCATGCGCGCTGCCCGGGCGATCAAGTATTGGGTTCTCGGGTGCGGGCTGATGCACACGGCAATTCGTTCCCGGACGGGCCAGGTCTCCTGAATCTCCTTTTGCTCCATGTACGATTCAAGAGTTCGATCCACCTGCTCGGCCACCTGCCGCAAGGCCAGCTCGCGGAGAGCGATCAGGTTGCCGCGCCGGAAAAAATTCCTGAGCGCTTGATCCACTTGTTCCGTGGCATACACATCGCCTCGTTTCATGCGGTTCTGCAGCGCTTCCGGAGTCAGGTCCACCATGACCGCTTCTTCCGCCGACTGCACAACCCAGTCCGGCACCGTCTCCCGCACCTTGATTCCGGTAATCGCTCCGACCGTGGGGGCGATGCTTTCCAGATGCTGAATATTGACGGTCGAAAGAACGTCGATCCCCGCCGCGATGATCTCCAGCACGTCCTCGTACCGCTTGCGGTGTTTGCTGCCCGGAACATTGGTGTGCGCTAATTCATCGACAACGACGACGTGCGGCTTCCGGCTGAGGATGGCGTCGGTGTCCATTTCCTCGAAGAGGGTGCCTTTATAATCGATTTTCTTGCGCGGGATGGTAACAAGCTGCGCGGCCAGTTCCGCGATTGCCCTGCGGCCGTGCGTTTCCACAACTCCGACAACAACATCTTCGCCCCGGGTGTGGCGGCGAATCGCCTCGCTCAGCATTGTGAACGTCTTGCCTACGCCGGGGGCATAGCCCAAAAAGACCTTAAAGCTGCCGCGAACCTTCTTCGGCGGCGACGCCACTTCCAGCCACTGCTCCGGTGTCTTGGGCATATCTCTCTTCTCGTCGGCAGAACACGCAAAAGCTAAGTTACAATGTAGCCATGCGCGGTTTCCTCACCAGCCGTCTTCCCGGTTTTGTCGTCGCCCTGGGGACCGTGGCAGCGATCACCTTCCTCTGCTACAGGACCACTCACGTCAACGCGACGACAATTGCGCTCATCTTTCTTCTAGCTATTTTAGCAGTCTCCACCGTCTGGGGCATCCTTGTTTCCGTCGTGATGTCTCTGGCGGCGGTCTTCGCGTTCAACTTCTTCCTCCTGCCTCCCGTCCTGACCTTCACGATTGCTGACCCGCAGAACTGGGTGGCCCTGTTCGCCTTTCTGGTCACTGCCGTCATTGGCAGCCATCTTTCCTCCAGAGCCCGCAACCAGGCCGAAGAAGCGGACCGGCGCCGGCGAGAGATCGAAAGGCTCTACGATTTCAGCCAAAAACTTCTCAGCGCCGGAAACGTCATCGAACTCATGAATGCCATCCCGCGCCAGGTTGTGGATTCCTTTGAACTCGGCGCAGCCGCCCTGTTCCTGACGGAAAAGCAAAAGGTATATCGCTCGGGCTTGCTGATTCCACAATTGGATGCGGAGAAGTTGAAAGCCGTGGTTGCCCGCGAAGAATTGCAGGTGGATGGAGCACAGAGTCTATGTTTCGTCCCTGTCCGACTGGGTGTGCGCGTCATCGGCTGTTTGGGAATTTCCGGCCAAATCCTTTCCCGGCAATCCCTGGAAGCGCTTGGCACACTTATCGCCGTCGCCATCGAAAGGGCACGGGCCATCGAACAACTCGGCAAGACCGAAGCCTCTCGCGAGGGAGAGCGCTTGAAGTCGGCCTTGCTGGACTCCATTACCCACGACTTCCGAACTCCACTCACTTCGATCAAAGCTTCGGTGACCAGCCTGCTCTCGGACTCCCGCCTGGATGCGGAGCACCGCACGGAACTGCTCACGATCATTGATGAAGAGACCAACCGCCTTAATACCTTGATCGGCGAGGCGGCCGAGATGGCGCGCCTGGAGGCTGGGGAAGTCGAGCTGAATTTGCAGCCGCACCCCATTTCCGAGCTCGTTTCCGCCGCTCTCGAACAATGCAAGGGTTTGCTCGGCAACCGGCCTGTACAGGTTCAAGTGCCGAAGAACCTCCCTTCCGTGCGAGCAGACATGAACAGCGCCAAGCAGATCCTGGTCCAGCTGCTGACGAACGCCCACAACTACTCGCCACCCGATCTCCCGGTCACCATCAGTGCGGAGGCGAACGGCAATTTCGTCCTGACGAGCGTCGCCGACCGCGGGCCTGGGATTGAAGAGATGGAGCTCGGCCTGATCTTCGACAAGTTTTACCGTGGCAAAGACCAGCGCTACCGCGTACATGGGACGGGGATGGGCTTGCCCATCGCAAAGGCCATCGTGGAAGCCCATGGCGGCACCATCAGCGTCG from Terriglobia bacterium encodes the following:
- a CDS encoding TAT-variant-translocated molybdopterin oxidoreductase translates to MASGKTPQYWKSWEEGPGAADLVRITTDEFPEPLDRPAEQFSRRSFLKAAGFTAAVAAAGIGCSRAPVEKAIPYLIQPEEIVPGVSYFYASTCGGCPASCGVLAKNRDGRPIKLEGNPQHPVSRGGLCAVGQASLLELYDSHRCTEPQLDGQPANWDEVDRQVAAQLALHRSADRPVRFLTGTISSPTLNAEIRKFLAPFRDARHIVYDGLSSSAILDAHKDTHGERLLPHYRFDHADVIVSFDADFLATLISPVEFSRGYAAGRRLDVHPPRMSYHAQFESRLSVTGAKADRRVRVSPQELGEAMVGLAARLALLAGAAFPLRVGGAGHPPDTLLDDLAHRLWQARGRSLVLCGSQDVRLQVLVNFLNDLLGNYGSSLELERPSLQKAGNDRELQTLLEELRDGKVAALFLHGVNPVYDLPSGDALAGQIRKVPLVVSFAGRLDETSALARFVCPDHHSLESWGDAEPVRGTIGLFQPAIRPLGNTRAVQESLAIWGGQPKAAYDILRDYWRENIFPQRKGDADFQTFWDRAVEAGFAEVPSAAPKPSHFRAAALQAVPPPAPAGGEFSLVLYPKVAMLDGRHAENPWLQELPDPISKVTWDNYACVSPAAAQRLGLKDGDVVRLEADAGKGSAAALELPVYVQPGQHDQVIAVALGYGRKATARFASVGPKWLFGGPDVGEDGRIGKNAAAMLILAGGSLQYVHEGIRLSKTGKRHALASTQTHHSLTMPQNVPLVGGEHREIVRETTFGALIAEAGEPSPAASGKNGLWPADHPYNGHRWSMAIDLTACTGCSGCVVACQAENNIPVVGKDEVLRHREMHWIRIDRYYSGDADVDVVQQPMICQQCDNAPCETVCPVLATVHSAEGLNQQIYNRCVGTRYCANNCPYKTRRFNWFNYVRNDRLQNLALNPDVTVRSRGVMEKCSFCVQRIEAARIESRRRGKPIADGQIQTACQQSCPSQAIVFGDLNDPNSRIAQMARDPRRFGVLEEFNFRPAVNYLSLVRNRDSADRTSKEGQNNG
- the nrfD gene encoding polysulfide reductase NrfD: MADFPVPLQKPLITGNKTPADVTRDICHSLEGRPTPLWWGGFLVALALLLLGALAVSYEVATGIGTWGVNRTVGWAVGITSFVFWIGIGHAGTLISAILFLLRQRWRTSVNRSAEAMTIFAVMCAGIFPVIHLGRPWMAYWLFPYPNTRGPLWVNFRSPLVWDAFAVGTYFTISLVFWYLGLIPDLATVRDRLRSGFRWRLASVMSLGWNGSFRTWHRYESLYLMLAGLATPLVLSVHTIVSWDFATGVIPGWHATIFPPYFVAGAIFSGVAMVLTLVLVARKTMRLENYITLRHVDVMCKLLLLTSGIVALAYATEFFTALYSTNAYEEFAFLNRAFGPFGWAYGIMVGCNVLTPQLLWFRKVRSNLWLVFPISILVNVGMWFERFVIIVTSLHRDFLPSSWTSYRPTPIEISMLLGSFGLFFTLFLLFCRFLPVIAMAEVKGVLHVGHQAKVPGSERHPAGRPLEKLKTAAVQTGEGGFA
- a CDS encoding DUF3341 domain-containing protein, whose translation is MSRRVVVGVFDDEANLLGVTQEARAKGWKVIDVYTPYAVHGLDAAMGLRPSRLPWVCFLAAITGAALKLWFEFWTTMVDWPLNIGGKPWNSLPAFVPVTFEVMVLSAGLTTMFAFLVLARLRPGKRPVMPFPGVTDDRFVLVLEESDARFDLARVRRLFEKFGVVAFEERIEEAGCPGEL
- a CDS encoding cytochrome c codes for the protein MSRRTLNVALLAVFLASLALNWAMRPQPWRPNREFIPEMVRTPRFNAYSTNPNFANGMTLQTPVAGTIPRGFLPLHYAPTPEDAVRAGDTLESPIRPDDAQAISRGSVVFANFCVPCHGAAGKGDGLVIQRGYPAPPSLYADNARKIKDGQIFHILTYGQKNMPSYASQLSREDRWQVIAFVRSLQKQASPVPAGGQP
- a CDS encoding universal stress protein, coding for MPKTPEQWLEVASPPKKVRGSFKVFLGYAPGVGKTFTMLSEAIRRHTRGEDVVVGVVETHGRRAIAELAAQLVTIPRKKIDYKGTLFEEMDTDAILSRKPHVVVVDELAHTNVPGSKHRKRYEDVLEIIAAGIDVLSTVNIQHLESIAPTVGAITGIKVRETVPDWVVQSAEEAVMVDLTPEALQNRMKRGDVYATEQVDQALRNFFRRGNLIALRELALRQVAEQVDRTLESYMEQKEIQETWPVRERIAVCISPHPRTQYLIARAARMARRIDAELYAVYVDLGEDADEEDQKTLEANVQFAESLGATMVRLKGDNVADPVAAFARDKHVTQVIFGRSAVDGWRKFLYMNAINRFLRQAPAVDVHIVTQEPD
- a CDS encoding DUF4118 domain-containing protein, with amino-acid sequence MRGFLTSRLPGFVVALGTVAAITFLCYRTTHVNATTIALIFLLAILAVSTVWGILVSVVMSLAAVFAFNFFLLPPVLTFTIADPQNWVALFAFLVTAVIGSHLSSRARNQAEEADRRRREIERLYDFSQKLLSAGNVIELMNAIPRQVVDSFELGAAALFLTEKQKVYRSGLLIPQLDAEKLKAVVAREELQVDGAQSLCFVPVRLGVRVIGCLGISGQILSRQSLEALGTLIAVAIERARAIEQLGKTEASREGERLKSALLDSITHDFRTPLTSIKASVTSLLSDSRLDAEHRTELLTIIDEETNRLNTLIGEAAEMARLEAGEVELNLQPHPISELVSAALEQCKGLLGNRPVQVQVPKNLPSVRADMNSAKQILVQLLTNAHNYSPPDLPVTISAEANGNFVLTSVADRGPGIEEMELGLIFDKFYRGKDQRYRVHGTGMGLPIAKAIVEAHGGTISVVSQLGHGSVFTFSLPVERSQGRRQ